One segment of Macrotis lagotis isolate mMagLag1 chromosome 1, bilby.v1.9.chrom.fasta, whole genome shotgun sequence DNA contains the following:
- the LOC141488027 gene encoding olfactory receptor 8G1-like has translation MDTEKNSTVTEFILAGLTDWPVLQIPLLLLFLSIYVVTMVGNLGMITLIGMTPHLHTPMYYLLSSLSFIDLCHSTVIIPKMLVNFVSEKNIISYNECMTQLYFFLIFVIAECHMLAAMAYDRYIAICSPLLYNVIMSHQVCIWLVGGVYMIGLVGATAHTGCMLRVIFCKDNVINHYFCDLNPLLELSCSNTFVNEVMVICLSAFNILTPSLTIVSSYIFIIASILRIHSSEGRSKAFSTCSSHMAAVGFFFGSGAFMYLQPSSVSSMEQGKVSSVFYSIIVPMLNPLIYSLRNKDVKIAMKKFMERRMFW, from the coding sequence ATGGACACAGAAAAAAATTCCACAGTGACTGAGTTTATCCTTGCAGGACTGACAGATTGGCCAGTGCTGCAGATTCCACTCTTATTACTATTTTTGAGCATCTATGTGGTTACCATGGTGGGAAATTTGGGAATGATAACATTAATTGGCATGACTCCTCATCTCCACACTCCAATGTACTATTTACTCAGCAGCCTGTCTTTCATTGATCTTTGTCATTCTACTGTAATCATCCCCAAAATGTTGGTGAATTTTGTGTCAGAGAAGAATATTATCTCCTACAATGAGTGCATGACTCAGctctatttcttcctcatttttgtaATTGCTGAGTGTCACATGTTAGCAGCTATGGCATATGACCGTTATATTGCAATTTGTAGCCCGCTACTTTATAATGTCATCATGTCCCATCAGGTCTGCATTTGGCTGGTAGGTGGGGTGTACATGATAGGCTTAGTTGGTGCCACAGCTCACACAGGCTGCATGCTTAGAGTTATCTTCTGTAAAGACAATGTAATCAACCATTATTTCTGTGATCTCAACCCCCTCCTAGAGCTCTCCTGCTCCAACACTTTTGTCAATGAAGTGATGGTTATTTGCCTCAGTGCATTTAATATCCTCACCCCAAGTCTGACCATTGTTAGTTCTTACATCTTTATTATTGCCAGCATTCTCCGCATCCATTCCAGTGAAGGGAGGTCCAAGGCTTTCAGTACCTGCAGCTCTCACATGGCAGCAGTTGGTTTCTTCTTTGGTTCTGGTGCATTCATGTATCTACAACCCTCTTCAGTCAGTTCCATGGAACAAGGGAAAGTGTCCTCAGTTTTTTACTCAATCATTGTACCTATGTTGAACCCCCTGATCTACAGCCTGAGGAACAAGGATGTTAAAATTGCAATGAAGAAATTCATGGAGAGGAGAATGTTCtggtga